Below is a genomic region from Microbulbifer sp. ALW1.
GGCACCGGCGATGAACCCGAACACCGCACTGATCACGGGCGTGGTCTGCGGTGTTCGGGTGGAAGAAGTCGAGGATCCGCTGATGCAAAAAATCCGCTACCTCGACAAGCTGATTGACGAACTGGCCAAGGGCAAAGCAATGGAAAAGATACTGCGCACCTGAGTGCGCAGCTAAACTACCGGTACCGATGCCGAGTGTTTCCGCACTATCAATACAGCCAGTGCAATCACAGTAATTGCCAGCGGTGCAAACGAAACCCACAGCACACTGTTCCATCCATAGGCACTCAGAATGCCACCGGAGAAAAACGAGCCCAAGGCCATCAGGCCGAAAACGATAAAGTCGTTGAGGGATTGCACCCGGGTTTTCTCGGTATCGGTATGACACTCCAGCACCAGCGCCGATGCGCCGAGGAAACCGAAGTTCCACCCCAACCCCAGTAGAATCAGCGTCCACCAGAAATGCATGACCTGGACCCCCATCAATCCGACGGCCGCGGAAATACCGATCAGCAACAAACCCACCATCATCACCCGCTCGGCCCCGAAACGGGCGATCAGCTTTCCGGTAAAGAAACTGGGGCCGAACATGGCAATAACATGCCACTGCAAACCGAGGTTGGATGACTCGGTGGAGTGCCCGTGCATATGCATCGCCAATGGAGCCGCCGTCATCAGAAAGTTCATTAGCGTGTAGGAAATGGCTCCGCAGGTTGCCGCGGCAATAAAACGCGGTTGTCGCACGATGGTTGCCAGTGGCCGACCGCCGTGCGCCTGCTCGACCGTAGGCTTTGGCAAACGCACACCGACAAGAATCAGCGCGGATAACGCCGCGACGGTGGCCTGAGCCAGAAAAGTGACAGCAAACAGATACTGCGGCCAAAGATCCATGGTCCAGGTCACCAGCTGTGGCCCCACCACACCAGCCGCAACACCGCCGGCCATTACCATGGACAGCGCCTGCGCCTTGCGCTCCGGTGCCGCGGCATCGGCGGCAGCAAAGCGGAAGGTTAAAACCACTGCGGCATAGGCACCGCCAAAAAACGTCGACACACAGAAAAGCCAGAAACCACTGACACCGCCCATAAAGGTCGCGTACATGGCCAGCAGGCCCGCGAGCACACCGGCACCCGCCCCCGCCAAAAATGCCGCGCGGCGACCGTAGCGGCCGGCAATCACCCCCACTGGCAGGATGCAGAGCGCCATACCCACAACAAAGATCGACAGCGGCAAAGTCGCCAGCAGCGGTGTCGGCGCCAGGGTGTTGCCAACAATCGCGCCGGTCGCATAGACCACCACGGAGTTTGCACCGGCCAGTGCCTGGGCAATCGCAAGCCGCCAGATATTCGCGCGCTGCGTGCGCACACGCATTGCTGCAGCAGTTTCCGTCGCCAGGGCGTTATCTGATTCCATGCCTGTTTTCTCGGTGAGTCAGTCAGCGGTTCCGCCAGCCGGGGTAACCAGCTGGGGTGAAAAGTACATCGGCGGTTTACTGATAGGGCTCTCGCAGTATCTCCGTCAGCTTTTCCTGCGGCAAAGTCAGTTCCACCTGGCCCATGGAATAGGGGCCGAGAGTGTAGACGCCATACAGCAAATGGAGGCCATTATCGGTCATTCGGAAGTCATCGGTGCGAGCAAAAGGCCAGTTCTCCCGAAATTCCTCATCCACACTCTGCTCATCCTGCCACTGCTGATGCGCGGCCTCCGCCTGCTTCCAGAAATCCCCCTCTTTTCCGGGTTTAATCACATCGGCAAGTGTGACCGGGGCATTCTGCGCCAGATCCCAGTTCATCCATTGGGTGGCCGGCATGCCATGAGCGCCGCCGGTAAAGAGGTAGCTGCTGATTTCCAGCGTCAGCAGATCGCCGCGGCGAGCGAGAGATTTGACCGCGCCACTGAGCTGCCAGTGCGCACTGGATATATCGGCCACTTGCGCAGCCTCCGCGAGAAAGTCCTCGGCCACTTGCTCCAGACTGGCGCTGGTATTTTCTTTTCCGGCCTCGCCAAATCCCTGCA
It encodes:
- a CDS encoding DUF3298 and DUF4163 domain-containing protein — its product is MSNSTTAKYVYRLLGITVVLCLVACDNQQSVEAGPLKSEIVTLEERAPDCTQPEECASVSITREVFVQRSELNDAARKQLLTQLQGFGEAGKENTSASLEQVAEDFLAEAAQVADISSAHWQLSGAVKSLARRGDLLTLEISSYLFTGGAHGMPATQWMNWDLAQNAPVTLADVIKPGKEGDFWKQAEAAHQQWQDEQSVDEEFRENWPFARTDDFRMTDNGLHLLYGVYTLGPYSMGQVELTLPQEKLTEILREPYQ
- a CDS encoding MFS transporter yields the protein MESDNALATETAAAMRVRTQRANIWRLAIAQALAGANSVVVYATGAIVGNTLAPTPLLATLPLSIFVVGMALCILPVGVIAGRYGRRAAFLAGAGAGVLAGLLAMYATFMGGVSGFWLFCVSTFFGGAYAAVVLTFRFAAADAAAPERKAQALSMVMAGGVAAGVVGPQLVTWTMDLWPQYLFAVTFLAQATVAALSALILVGVRLPKPTVEQAHGGRPLATIVRQPRFIAAATCGAISYTLMNFLMTAAPLAMHMHGHSTESSNLGLQWHVIAMFGPSFFTGKLIARFGAERVMMVGLLLIGISAAVGLMGVQVMHFWWTLILLGLGWNFGFLGASALVLECHTDTEKTRVQSLNDFIVFGLMALGSFFSGGILSAYGWNSVLWVSFAPLAITVIALAVLIVRKHSASVPVV